In the genome of Carnobacterium pleistocenium FTR1, one region contains:
- a CDS encoding single-stranded DNA-binding protein — translation MNQIGLVGRLVREIELKEIGEDKVVINNTLAVTKRIKKENGPQADFIPIVAWGQVAKLMHLYCEKGHMVGLTGRIQSRSYINKEEETVFIVEMVVEEVHFLQNKKIEAAAAG, via the coding sequence ATGAATCAAATTGGATTAGTTGGACGTTTGGTCAGAGAAATAGAATTAAAAGAGATTGGAGAAGACAAGGTTGTAATAAATAATACTTTAGCAGTGACAAAACGAATTAAAAAAGAAAATGGGCCACAAGCCGACTTTATCCCAATCGTTGCATGGGGCCAAGTGGCTAAGTTGATGCACCTTTATTGTGAAAAAGGACATATGGTTGGTCTTACAGGAAGAATTCAATCAAGATCGTATATCAATAAAGAAGAAGAAACTGTTTTTATTGTTGAAATGGTTGTAGAAGAAGTTCATTTTTTACAAAATAAAAAGATAGAAGCAGCAGCAGCAGGATAA
- a CDS encoding 3D domain-containing protein — translation MNKIGMPIMALLILALGTLGIKNSLATQNVKIGDTSENIKSSKSEELLAQSSLDPLIENRRLAVQAVMTNLSFEENRLESVSFKDQAQEDVDEVTNTAKYIVESGDTLVNIATAFEVEASELAEWNESVTLNSQLQINEAIEIETALDPETIQPEKLTWEKKEKVENEVDLSNSIMETNDTVSDDAAETLTVVATAYSRNQPALTNITAMGIDLRDNPQVIAVDPDFIPLGTRVFVEGYGEAIAGDTGSAINGNRVDLHMESMDESFTWGIQEVELTLLD, via the coding sequence ATGAACAAAATAGGTATGCCCATCATGGCTTTATTAATTTTAGCATTGGGGACATTAGGAATCAAAAATAGTTTAGCTACTCAAAATGTTAAAATTGGAGATACATCAGAGAATATAAAAAGCAGCAAATCAGAAGAACTCCTTGCACAAAGCAGTTTAGATCCTCTAATAGAAAATAGGAGATTAGCTGTACAAGCGGTAATGACCAATCTCTCATTTGAGGAGAACCGGTTAGAATCAGTCAGTTTTAAAGATCAAGCTCAGGAAGATGTAGATGAAGTAACGAACACCGCTAAGTATATAGTAGAATCTGGCGATACACTTGTAAATATTGCAACAGCCTTTGAGGTTGAAGCAAGCGAATTAGCGGAGTGGAATGAATCGGTAACACTGAATTCTCAGTTACAAATAAATGAAGCTATTGAAATAGAAACAGCGTTAGATCCTGAAACTATTCAGCCTGAAAAGCTGACATGGGAAAAGAAAGAAAAGGTAGAAAATGAAGTTGATCTTTCAAACTCTATAATGGAAACAAACGATACTGTATCTGACGATGCAGCAGAAACGTTAACGGTTGTTGCCACTGCTTATAGTCGCAATCAACCAGCATTAACCAATATCACTGCAATGGGAATAGACCTAAGAGATAATCCTCAAGTTATTGCTGTTGATCCTGATTTTATTCCTTTAGGGACTAGAGTATTCGTGGAAGGATATGGCGAAGCTATTGCAGGTGATACCGGGAGCGCAATCAATGGAAACCGTGTGGATCTGCATATGGAAAGTATGGATGAATCATTTACTTGGGGTATCCAAGAAGTTGAATTAACATTATTAGATTAA
- a CDS encoding response regulator transcription factor, whose product MNILMIEDNQSVCEMMEMFFMKEEWKATFIQDGKLGLDTFLNDSEKWDLVTLDLNLPSMDGMQICREIRKVSKTIPIIMLTAKDSESDQVIGLEIGADDYVTKPFSPLTLIARIKALYRRVDLINDEADKLEGKAYEVETKHLKMDKRTREAILYEKPIESLTPKEFELLYTLAKSPRQVFSREQLLTIIWDYEYFGDERTVDAHIKKLRQKIDKTGPQVIQTVWGVGYKYDDSGVTS is encoded by the coding sequence ATGAATATATTAATGATTGAAGATAATCAATCCGTGTGTGAAATGATGGAAATGTTTTTCATGAAAGAGGAATGGAAAGCAACTTTTATCCAAGATGGCAAATTAGGATTAGATACTTTTTTAAATGATTCCGAAAAATGGGATTTAGTTACGTTGGATTTAAATTTACCAAGTATGGATGGTATGCAAATTTGTCGTGAGATACGTAAAGTTTCAAAAACAATTCCTATTATTATGCTGACAGCCAAAGACTCTGAAAGTGATCAGGTTATTGGATTGGAAATAGGGGCTGATGATTATGTCACAAAACCGTTTAGTCCACTAACGTTGATTGCGCGTATAAAAGCATTATACCGACGTGTAGATTTAATTAATGATGAAGCCGATAAATTAGAAGGTAAAGCTTATGAAGTCGAAACAAAACACCTTAAAATGGATAAAAGAACGCGTGAGGCAATCCTGTATGAGAAACCAATTGAAAGTTTAACGCCTAAAGAATTTGAATTGCTCTACACATTAGCTAAAAGCCCAAGACAGGTTTTTTCTAGAGAACAACTTTTAACGATTATTTGGGACTATGAATATTTTGGAGACGAACGGACAGTTGATGCACATATCAAGAAATTGCGTCAAAAGATAGATAAAACAGGTCCACAAGTGATTCAAACGGTTTGGGGAGTGGGCTATAAATACGATGATTCCGGAGTTACTTCATGA
- a CDS encoding sensor histidine kinase — protein sequence MRINYFYQQMLAFFAVVMTVLVILGFSFLQFARNTAYQSTEAQLFGYAEALIDENLQTDKIESGQIILKNQGVSIFVFDDTDSMTYPITTDDYVSGISDSDLAKLKNGKPLTLTQRNTDFFGNEVNTAIVYQPFFTQSTGDFYGFIAVSAPVSMIESSLKDIRNNLFSAFIFSLIGATVASYLFAKFQVKRINRIRSATHKVAKGDFTIQLENKEMDEFDDLAADFNSMVDSLKYSQEEIERQENRRRQFMADAAHEMRTPLTTINGLLEGIEHDMIPENQKQRSIQLMQNETRRLIRLVNENLDYEKIRSNQIMLQKQRFNAYEALEMIVEQLKGKANDSGNELVLDCPTELILFADYDRFSQIIVNIIQNAIQFTDNGKINIIGYANENETIIKIKDSGIGMSAEEVESIWERYYKADISRKNTKYGESGLGLAIVQQLVNLHNAKVTVESSPDEGTTFTLSFPIE from the coding sequence ATGAGAATAAATTACTTTTACCAACAAATGTTGGCCTTTTTTGCGGTAGTGATGACAGTCTTAGTTATTCTAGGATTTTCTTTTTTACAATTTGCACGAAACACAGCTTATCAAAGTACGGAAGCGCAATTATTTGGCTACGCTGAAGCATTAATAGATGAAAATCTGCAGACCGATAAGATAGAAAGTGGGCAAATTATTTTAAAGAATCAAGGTGTATCGATTTTTGTGTTTGATGATACAGATAGTATGACCTATCCTATTACAACAGATGATTATGTAAGTGGCATTTCAGACAGTGATTTAGCTAAGTTGAAGAACGGAAAACCCTTAACATTAACGCAAAGAAATACGGATTTTTTTGGTAACGAAGTGAATACTGCTATTGTTTATCAGCCTTTTTTCACTCAGAGTACGGGTGATTTCTATGGTTTTATCGCCGTTAGTGCACCTGTAAGTATGATTGAATCTAGTTTGAAGGATATAAGAAATAATTTATTTAGTGCTTTTATCTTTTCTCTTATTGGAGCTACAGTGGCTAGTTATCTTTTTGCTAAGTTTCAAGTGAAACGGATCAACCGTATTAGGAGCGCAACGCATAAAGTCGCTAAAGGCGATTTCACCATCCAATTAGAAAATAAAGAAATGGATGAGTTTGATGATTTAGCAGCTGATTTTAACAGTATGGTTGATTCTTTAAAATATTCTCAAGAAGAAATCGAACGGCAAGAAAATCGAAGAAGACAATTTATGGCAGATGCTGCTCATGAAATGCGTACGCCTTTAACAACGATTAATGGCTTGTTAGAAGGCATTGAACATGACATGATTCCGGAGAACCAGAAACAGCGAAGCATTCAATTGATGCAAAATGAAACACGTCGGTTGATTCGCTTAGTAAATGAAAATTTAGATTATGAAAAAATTCGTTCTAATCAAATCATGTTACAAAAGCAACGGTTCAATGCGTATGAAGCACTAGAAATGATTGTAGAACAGTTAAAAGGAAAAGCGAATGATTCGGGTAATGAATTGGTACTAGATTGTCCAACAGAGCTAATCTTATTTGCCGATTATGATCGCTTTTCTCAAATCATCGTAAATATTATTCAAAATGCGATCCAGTTTACAGATAATGGTAAAATTAATATCATAGGTTATGCTAATGAAAATGAAACCATCATTAAAATCAAAGATTCTGGAATCGGTATGTCCGCTGAAGAAGTTGAAAGTATATGGGAACGTTACTATAAAGCCGATATTTCAAGAAAAAATACCAAATATGGCGAATCAGGGCTAGGGTTAGCAATCGTCCAACAGTTGGTAAATCTTCACAATGCAAAAGTTACAGTAGAAAGCTCACCAGATGAAGGAACAACCTTTACCTTATCTTTTCCAATTGAATGA